Proteins found in one Dermacentor silvarum isolate Dsil-2018 chromosome 8, BIME_Dsil_1.4, whole genome shotgun sequence genomic segment:
- the LOC119461157 gene encoding zinc finger C4H2 domain-containing protein: MTDEAAIMGKLECLKEIRARTVQMEKLKSRLRNEIESTESEERCLQEYRHEMELLLQEKMAHVEELRQIHADINVMETVIKQSEEDRNKHLDGAKQMHHEYKPLKDLVDRLRLEIGLSKLPELHEEDQTFKPEFFEKQKTEWHQSDMTEAALPPSLAAAVQQMQQPGRSKALAERPQPSAFRQQPPPMKACLSCHQQIHRNAPICPLCKAKSRSRNPKKPKRKLED; this comes from the exons ATGACGGATGAAGCAGCAATCATGGGAAAACTAGAGTGCCTCAAGGAAATAAG GGCCCGCACTGTTCAGATGGAAAAGCTCAAATCAAGGCTTCGCAATGAAATAGAGTCGACAGAGAGCGAAGAACGGTGCCTCCAAGAATACAGACATGAAATGGAACTCTTGCTTCAAGAGAAGATGGCCCACGTTGAAGAGCTGAGGCAGATTCATGCTGACATCAACGTG ATGGAGACGGTGATCAAGCAGTCTGAGGAAGACAGGAACAAGCACCTGGACGGGGCCAAGCAGATGCACCACGAGTACAAGCCGCTCAAGGATCTGGTCGACAGGCTCCGGCTGGAGATTGGCCTCTCCAAGCTGCCCGAGCTACACGAGGAGGATCAAACATTCAAGCCAGA GTTTTTCGAGAAGCAGAAGACCGAGTGGCACCAGAGCGACATGACCGAAGCAGCCCTGCCCCCTTCCCTGGCCGCAGCGGTGCAGCAGATGCAGCAGCCGGGGAGGAGCAAGGCTCTCGCCGAACGCCCGCAGCCCTCGGCCTTCCGCCAGCAGCCGCCGCCAATGAAG GCGTGCCTGTCCTGTCACCAGCAGATCCATCGCAACGCACCCATCTGCCCTCTGTGCAAGGCAAAGAGTCGTTCCAGGAATCCCAAAAAGCCCAAGCGCAAGTTGGAAGATTAA